Genomic segment of Pseudomonas sp. CCI4.2:
CAGCAAGGAACGTCGTCGACTGGCGTGGAAAGTCGCACTGGCCACTCTGGTCTCCAGCGTGCTGCTTTACCTGTTCGGGCGGGTCATTTTCTCGGTATTCGGGATCACCGTTGACGCGTTTCGCATTGGTGCGGGCAGCGTTTTGTTCATTTCGGCGTTGGGCATGGCCCAAGGCAAATCTGCGGTGCAAACCGACAACGTTCAACAGGACGTCACCATTGTCCCGCTGACCATCCCGTTGACCGTCGGCCCCGGTACCATCGGCGCGTTGCTGGTGATGGGCGTGAGCCAACCGCACTGGGATGACAAGCTCACCGCCATCCTCAGTATTGCCCTCGCCAGCCTGACCGTCGGCATTGTGTTGTACCTGTCGAACCGAATCGAAAACATCCTGGGCGATCAGGGTTTGCAGATCGTCAGTCGGTTGATGGGGTTGTTCGTCTGTGCACTGGCGGCGCAAATTATCTTTACCGGGGTCAGAGGGTATTTGTTGCCTTAGGGGCCTCAGAGCTCGATGTCCTGGATGAAGCGGGTGGAATTCTGAACCAGCTTGGTGCGTATTTGCTCACGAAAGGGCGCATAGCGAGCGGTGCTGAACGCGTAAACGCCGCCGACCAAGTGGAGCACCAAGTCACGGTGAGTGTTATCCCAAAACCAGCTGTCATCGATTACGGCCAGCGCGTTAATTCGCAAAGCACACAAGAAAACCCTTATTTCGCCGTTAGCGGTTCTTTCGCACGGCACAATTTGAAAACTGCCGATGCGCCCCGCCCCCGTACCTCGTCGAAAAAACGCCTGGGCGTATTCATTGACTCGTATCGCGTTAAATGACGCTTGAACCAAACGGGCGAGCTTGGCTGAACCTTCCGTGCCCACCACTTTAAAGGTCAGTCGATCCAGCTCGTAGGGGTCGGTTATGACTACGGGGGCCCTGAGAATCTGGCTTTTTAACTGACAGCCGTGTTTGACCATCCTGTTTCGGTAGTAATCCAGCCAACTCTTCCAATGCACGTGCTGGTCATAGGCCTGACTGGCAAAAAAGTCCGCGTGCAACAACAAATCCAATATGTCCTCCTTTTCCTGGACCGACATTCCCGCTACAAACGAGACCAGATTATTGCCTGCTATGGCCATATGGGTTTTTTTAGTGATCATTGTTGAGACGCCTCAAGCGCCAAAATCAGTGACGACCGTCTAGCGCCGAGTGCCGAAATAAAGGTATCTCTGAACTGAGAATAACGAAGGTCCGACAGTTGCGCCGAGAACGAAGCCAGCTCTACGTTGCCCACTATCTGATTGCGATCAAACGGCTTGAGCAAAGCGTGTTCTGCAACTTTCGCTCGGGTTTTGAACGCGATAAATATTGAGGTCATGGACGGAGCGCCGTGTACGAAGCTCAGTTGCAGCACCACCGAGGAAAGCAGGTCACCCCCTTCGGGCCGATCAGACCGCAACGCGTGTTCTCCGAGCAGCGATTGAGCCGCCGGGTTAAAAACGTGTTCGGGTGAATGCACCGCGATGCGCTCAGCTGTTTGAATAAGTGAAACCGGTACGCGTCCCTCAAGCTCAGCTTCAATGAGTAACCACAGGTCAAAAGGTCCGGGGCCTTGTATCGGTTCACTGCAGTAACCGCGCTCAGAGACTATCCAGCCAAACGTCGCCATCGCCTTTAGATAGGTTGTGTACCAGGCGTCAAACTCAGCAAACTTGGGGTGTTTTTTCGACGCCGCCAGCTGGGTATACAAACTGGCGTCGAGAATATCTCGTTTATCAGCATCTTTGACGGGATCGTCGAAGAACATCATCGAACCCGCATTGATATAGCTAGTTGGCATTCCATTGCCCATAACATTCTCCTAATAGTCGACTCGGCAGTCCGCCGCAGTCTCCTGTGGCGGACTGGCGACCTTAAATCTCGTAGTCTTCAACGGCCTGTTTAGCGTTATCCCCCAGGCGGCGAATGATGGTGTCTCGAACTTCCGCGTAAATGCGCTGATTCAATACCAGGTGCGACTCGGCTCGGTACATGCTGACCGAGCTGCTGCTCCAGTCCCAGAACAGGACATTGGTGACGTTCAGCGTGGACGAAAAATCAACCGAGCCCATAGACATCTGCACTTCGCCATCTACCGATTCGTCACACGAAGCGATATTGAAGACCCCACCCTTGTGGCGGCGGCTTCGGTTTTCAAAGAGCTTAAGCGGTTTGTCGCTGGACTGAAGTGCTTCAAGCGCTTGCTTCGCCACACCCACCATTGCCACAGCCGTTGCGCCGGGGACCGAAACCGCCGCTAAGGTCGATGCAAGGATTTTCAGGCCGACCTGATCCATGGTGAACAGCTTTTCGGAGGCCGAGTGCTTGGCATATTCCCGGCGGGTTGGCACCCACCCGCAGGCCCGGGACATCACTTCCATGAACTTTTCATACCAGCGCGGGCCCGTCAGGCTCGGGACCGCCCTGTTAGCCACCAAGGTCGCAAACAGAACGGCGTTTTTGATATCTTCCTTGTTCTGCATCGACATACCCGCAACAAAGGCAACCACGCTATTGGCAACCACTGCTGCACTTTCTTTCTTCTCCTCCAGTGTCAACGAACGGCGCGAGCGGCGGAGCGAGGGGCTGGTGGCCCTGGCCAGATGCACGTGCCCTTCAGGCAACTGACAACCTTCAATATAATCCAGGCAGTTTTCAGCACTGAGAGGGGCATCCATGTACGTATTCATGCGCAACTTCCTTTTTAGTTAAGAGTCACCCGTCTTGGGCAGTCATCAAACTAGCGCACTTTTCCGATCGTTTTAATTTCCGTTATTTCAAGAAAACTTTAGTTAAATATTCCCACGGTGCCGTCACGCGGCTAAATACACGGCCCGGTGATTTTTCGGCACTACTTCGTGGGTATTCACCTTAGAACGCTCTGACTTTCATCCCTATAACCAGGGACCTTTCTTACGTGTTGAACACCGAAAGTCACAGACGAAGTGCCGCCCCTCCTGTAGGAGCCAACTTGTTGGCGAAGGTCCTTCGGACCTATCGCAGCCTTCAGCTCCTACAGAATCTGTGTAGCGCCAAAAACCGTGGGACCGAATTTATTCGGGAAGGCTTCAGTCCTGACACCCTGCAACCTTAAACCACACCAAGTGCCACCCAGCTTGCTGCGCGACAGCGCGGCGTCGAAGACGTGGCGGACCCTCCTACAGATCGGGTTACGGCTTTTCCCCGTACCAACGCGGCGTATACACCCACTTCCCGCCATTGGCGCGGGGAAAGGTGCAGGTCGTGGATGAGCCAATCAACACCATGGTGCGCATGTCCACTTGGTCCGGTGTCAGTTCACCCAATGTAATCACCCGCAGCGTTTGCCCTGGGCGACCGATGTCTCGGCCCAAGGTCACCGGGGTGTTTGGGGTTCGATGTTGGCGCACGATCTCCAGTGCGCGGCCAAGTTGCCAAGGCCGGGAACGAGATATCGGGTTGTAGAATGCCAAGGCCAAGTCAGCTTGAGACGCCAGTTCCAGGCGTTTTTCAATCACGTCCCACGGCTTGAGGTTGTCCGACAGCGACATCACGCAGAAGTCATGCCCCAGCGGCGCACCGGCTTGCGCGGCGGTTGCCAAGGACGCGGAAACCCCCGGCAAAATCTCCAGATCGACGGTGTGCCATTGGGCGTTTGTCGACTCATGCAGCGCTTCAAGCACCGCCGACGCCATGGCAAATACGCCCGGATCGCCCGACGACACCACGACAACCGAACGCCCTTGCGCAGCCAGTTCAAAAGCATGCCGGGCGCGTTGCATTTCTTCGCGGTTGTCCGTGCAGTGCTGCACCTGATCGGCGCGAAATGGCCCGGCCATGCGCACGTAAGTTTCGTAACCGAGAATATCGTTAGCCAGCGCCAGTTCAGCCTTGACCGCCGGGACCATCAATTGCGCCGCGCCGGGACCGAGGCCAATCACCGCCAAACGCCCGCGCCCACGTCCGATGCTCAACACCTCCAACGGCAGCGCAGCAATTGCGATAGCGATGCCGTCACCGACGCAGATCGGCCCCAACACCTGGGGCAGCGCGTGCTGCGCCAGCTCACTGACCGATGCGTGCGCAGCGATGAATCGCAGTGGCACATCCAACTCAACGGCCGCCTGATGCAGCTTAGGGTTGGCCATCTCCGAATCGCTAGCCAACAAACAGGCCAACGACTGAAGAGCGATGCCAGCGTCAAGCAACGCAGCGCGAACGCTGGACGCCAGCTCGGGAATCGACGCACTCACCGCCACCAACACGCTACGTGGGTAGATCAATAATTCATTGGCCGAAGGTTCACGCTCGGCGCACGTCACATGAATCGCCAACTGCGCCTGATCATCCTCGGGTAACTGCGCGTCAGCCAACCAGGGTGCCGCCCCTTCGATACGCACGCGTTCGCCGGACAACAGGTCCGAGACAAAGCGCTTACCGAGTTCAAGATCACCCAAGGCGTACCCACTGGGCGGATTCAGCAGGCAGGTACCAAAGCGCAATTCGCCGCTGGTGGTAATGGCCGCAGCCACGTTCAGTCCTTGCGCGATCTCCCGAGCCATGATGTTCACGCCGCCCAGACCGCCCAATAAAGGTACGACCGCGCTGCCGTCTTCGGCCACCGCCAGCACTGGCGGCTCGGCGCCCTTTTCCAGCAACAGCGGCGCCAACGTACGAATCACAATCCCGGCGGCGCACAGGGCAATAATCGGGGTGCCCTGTTGATAGAGCTGGCGCAGCCTAGAGCCGAACTCGGTGTAGGTCCGGTCGGCGCCATCGACTCGGGTTTCGAGGCCATGGATCAACGAATCCGGGTACAGCCGTTGAATGCGGTGCGCGGTGTCGAGGCTGCCGTTGCCCAGAATGACAATGGCCGGTGCGTGCGCAGTCATCAGCCTTGCCACCGTTCGCCGGGAACAATGATCAGCGAAAAATACGGCGACGACATGGGCTCGACTTGATCCAACGGAACGATTTTCTGGTTGGACATAGTTGCGCGCTCAACATACAAAGCGCGGTCGGCCATGCCCAACTCTTCCAACACGTGGCGGACCTTAGTGAAGTTGCGGCCCAGCTTCATGATCACGGCGGCATCGGCGTCCGCCAGACGCCGCTTGAGTTCATCGTGGGGCAGCACGCCGGATAACACCGACAGGCTTTGGTTGCGATAGACCAGCGGCGCGCCCAGCACCGAAGCGCCGCCCAGCATGGAGCAAACACCGGGCACCACTTCAGCCTCATAACGTTCAGCGAGGCGGTCGTGCAGGTACATATATGAACCGTAGAAAAACGGATCGCCTTCGCAGATCACTGCCACATCGCGCCCGGCGTCCAAGTGCGCAGCCAAGGCTTCACTGGCCTCATCGTAGAAGTCACTGATGACTTGCTCATAGGACAACGGCGCTGGCAATGCTTCGGTGGTGACCGGGTAGACCAACGGCATCAAGGTTTGCACGTCTTGCAGGTGCGCTTCGATGATGCCGAACGCGTTGCCTTTCTTACCCTTGGCCACGAAGTAGGCAACCACGGGGGATTCGCGAAGCAAGCGCAGGGCCTTAACGGTTATCAGCTCGGGATCACCGGGCCCGACGCCGAGGCCAATCAAACGACCGGGTTGCTGCATCATTCGATCTCCGTGGCCAAGGCATTAACCGCAGCGGCGGCCATCGCGCTACCTCCGCGACGACCCTGCATGATCACAAACGGTACGCCCCGGCTGTTGGCCGCGAGCATCGCCTTGGACTCGGCCGCGCCAACGAAACCCACCGGAAAACCGAGGATCAACGCCGGTTTTGGCGCACCGGCATCGAGCATTTCCAGCAGGTAGAACAACGCAGTCGGTGCGTTGCCAATCACCACCACCGCACCTTCCAGATGCGGACGCCACAGTTCCAGTGCGGCGGCAGAGCGGGTATTACCCAATTCGCGAGCCAGCTCCGGGACGCTGTCGTCTTTGAGGGTGCAGATCACCTGATTGTTAGCGGGCAGGCGCGTGCGGGTTACGCCTTCGGACACCATGCGGGCGTCACAAAGAATCGGTGCGCCAGCGGCCAAGGCGTTGCGCCCAGCGGTGCCAGCACCGGGTGAGAAACGCAGATCTTCGATGACTTCGACCATCCCGCAGGCATGAATTACCCGCACGGCGAGTTTTTCCAGGTCGGCCGGGATCTGATCGAGCCGGGCTTCGGCACGAATGATCGCGAAGGAGTTGCGATAAATCTCCTGACCGTCGCGGATGTAATCAATCATCAGTACTGCTCCGTGAGTCGGCAGCGAACAACGCGCCGACTGCTTCTATAGTGAGGTCACGCGCCCGCAATGCGCCAAAACCTGGCTGCTGCGTGTCGCGAAAATAAAGGTCGTAATGCCCGGCGCGGGTTGCCAGCAAGGTCATTGGCGCAATGTGCGCGGCAGCGCAGGTGCGTGAGCAGGCCGTGAGGTGAACCGGCAGGCTCAGGCCGTGAAGCCCCAATAACGACGCCAGCTTTACGGCATCCGCTTTCGTATCGGCCACGCCTTTGATGCAGCCATCGGAGCCGGTGCAGGCGATGATGTTTGCCAAAGGCTGTTTGGCGTCGCAGATCAGTCCCGCCGCAAGCAGGCGGGTGATGACGGTCGTGGCGTCTTCGGCAGGCACATTGGGCAGCAACACGCTTTGCCACGGCGTCAACCGTAATGTCCCGTCGCCCCACTCCGTCGCCAGCTGCGCAACAGCGCGCAACATCGACGCGTCGAGACGACCCAATGGTACGGCGGCGCCGACCGCAACCCGCCCGGCAACCGACTGCTGATACACACCCAACGCCTTCGCAGGCAAGCCTGCTCCCACAGGATTTGGGACTTCCATGCCACTGTGGGACACACCCAACGCCTTCGCAGGCAAGCCTGCTCCCACAGGATTTGGGAGTTCCATGCCACCGTGGGAGCAGGCTTGCCTGCGAAGAGGACCGATTAACCGCTGCCCTACGGCCTGAAGAAACGCCTCAACCGGCATCGCTGCCAGCAGGTGGCGCATCCGCGTTTGATCCGGTCGCGCTATTTCAAGAAACGCATCCAGTACCGCTACCACCAACGCGTGCCCCTCGGCCAACGCCACCGCACCCAGCGGCGCATCATGAGCCGGACAACCCGCCAGTCCAAAGGCCAACAGGACTTCCCCGTCAACTTCCAGCGCCGACAACCACAGGTCATGGGGATGTTCGCGCATCATCAACGCTTCGCCACCGTCCAGTGAGATGGCGAATTT
This window contains:
- a CDS encoding MarC family protein, translated to MLHVLFSVYLKMLVLYSPFFVLSCFISLTRGYSSKERRRLAWKVALATLVSSVLLYLFGRVIFSVFGITVDAFRIGAGSVLFISALGMAQGKSAVQTDNVQQDVTIVPLTIPLTVGPGTIGALLVMGVSQPHWDDKLTAILSIALASLTVGIVLYLSNRIENILGDQGLQIVSRLMGLFVCALAAQIIFTGVRGYLLP
- the cobJ gene encoding precorrin-3B C(17)-methyltransferase, coding for MTAHAPAIVILGNGSLDTAHRIQRLYPDSLIHGLETRVDGADRTYTEFGSRLRQLYQQGTPIIALCAAGIVIRTLAPLLLEKGAEPPVLAVAEDGSAVVPLLGGLGGVNIMAREIAQGLNVAAAITTSGELRFGTCLLNPPSGYALGDLELGKRFVSDLLSGERVRIEGAAPWLADAQLPEDDQAQLAIHVTCAEREPSANELLIYPRSVLVAVSASIPELASSVRAALLDAGIALQSLACLLASDSEMANPKLHQAAVELDVPLRFIAAHASVSELAQHALPQVLGPICVGDGIAIAIAALPLEVLSIGRGRGRLAVIGLGPGAAQLMVPAVKAELALANDILGYETYVRMAGPFRADQVQHCTDNREEMQRARHAFELAAQGRSVVVVSSGDPGVFAMASAVLEALHESTNAQWHTVDLEILPGVSASLATAAQAGAPLGHDFCVMSLSDNLKPWDVIEKRLELASQADLALAFYNPISRSRPWQLGRALEIVRQHRTPNTPVTLGRDIGRPGQTLRVITLGELTPDQVDMRTMVLIGSSTTCTFPRANGGKWVYTPRWYGEKP
- a CDS encoding precorrin-2 C(20)-methyltransferase; the protein is MQQPGRLIGLGVGPGDPELITVKALRLLRESPVVAYFVAKGKKGNAFGIIEAHLQDVQTLMPLVYPVTTEALPAPLSYEQVISDFYDEASEALAAHLDAGRDVAVICEGDPFFYGSYMYLHDRLAERYEAEVVPGVCSMLGGASVLGAPLVYRNQSLSVLSGVLPHDELKRRLADADAAVIMKLGRNFTKVRHVLEELGMADRALYVERATMSNQKIVPLDQVEPMSSPYFSLIIVPGERWQG
- a CDS encoding precorrin-8X methylmutase, whose protein sequence is MIDYIRDGQEIYRNSFAIIRAEARLDQIPADLEKLAVRVIHACGMVEVIEDLRFSPGAGTAGRNALAAGAPILCDARMVSEGVTRTRLPANNQVICTLKDDSVPELARELGNTRSAAALELWRPHLEGAVVVIGNAPTALFYLLEMLDAGAPKPALILGFPVGFVGAAESKAMLAANSRGVPFVIMQGRRGGSAMAAAAVNALATEIE
- the cobG gene encoding precorrin-3B synthase, encoding MNKPTSASPLRPSACPGLWRIVPALDGGICRIKLAGGSITATQAIAVADAAERYAGGVIEATNRANLQIRGIGAEQDPMVALLLSAGLGPKNPAGDDVRNLMLSPTAGIDPQQLFDSRPLAAQILDTLQNESRFHDLSPKFAISLDGGEALMMREHPHDLWLSALEVDGEVLLAFGLAGCPAHDAPLGAVALAEGHALVVAVLDAFLEIARPDQTRMRHLLAAMPVEAFLQAVGQRLIGPLRRQACSHGGMELPNPVGAGLPAKALGVSHSGMEVPNPVGAGLPAKALGVYQQSVAGRVAVGAAVPLGRLDASMLRAVAQLATEWGDGTLRLTPWQSVLLPNVPAEDATTVITRLLAAGLICDAKQPLANIIACTGSDGCIKGVADTKADAVKLASLLGLHGLSLPVHLTACSRTCAAAHIAPMTLLATRAGHYDLYFRDTQQPGFGALRARDLTIEAVGALFAADSRSSTDD